Proteins encoded by one window of Drosophila melanogaster chromosome X:
- the CG2875 gene encoding uncharacterized protein, isoform A produces MKPLTVKVNDDTGKSLAKKKLQSKANSLLNAEQVDIKTLKGFVQLLKNTPDNMPAGEVMNTLEVIFKNLLKRKAIDGTEKQGLKIKKLYEETWLLLIENLLVDSQCSVAVKVCMQLIKVEAKHPIAPNKGWPTYWIRGMLETLINSDTTPTTALANYGKYCKNLDVLEITLTQLKSLVPDEDFKDSPIKAMNFLSIVNLLDMGKSVLSTADYHVESAKKQTFNYELNRKRLNNLWATIMAKGNEVDEKLHRQILVVLLERVINHLNDPIQLTDFLMDSLHQFDGPIALLALQGIFTLMQKQNITYPDVYEKLYNMFYPRMFHNKYKARLFYLADIFLTSTHLPENLVAAFVKRLARLALQSPTEDAVIMIRFVCNLLLRHTGLQKLIRASHAVDEVSDPYNQTETDPVKSEAINSSLWEITLLQKHVVPEVANAARFINSSLPVMEFDLAPLLDRKECNIFDDELQSKAKQFALNYERPTNLALPKNQFVTKYWDLI; encoded by the exons ATGAAACCCTTAACTGTGAAAGTGAACGATGACACCGGCAAGTCTTTGGCTAAGAAGAAGCTGCAGTCCAAGGCCAATTCCCTGCTAAATGCCGAGCAAGTGGACATCAAAACGCTCAAGGGATTCGTACAATTGCTG AAGAATACGCCCGATAATATGCCAGCTGGCGAGGTGATGAATACACTCGAGGTGATATTCAAGAATCTGCTAAAACGAAAGGCAATCGACGGCACCGAAAAGCAGGGTCTCAAAATCAAAAAACTGTACGAGGAAACTTGGTTGCTTCTCATCGAGAATCTACTGGTTGACTCGCAGTGTTCGGTTGCTGTAAAAGTGTGCATGCAGCTCATCAAAGTGGAGGCCAAGCATCCCATAGCACCCAACAAGGGTTGGCCCACCTACTGGATTCGCGGCATGCTGGAAACCCTAATAAATAGCGATACAACGCCCACAACAGCGCTGGCAAACTATGGGAAATATTGCAAAAATCTCGATGTATTAGAGATAACCCTGACGCAATTGAAATCCTTAGTGCCCGATGAAGACTTCAAGGACAGCCCCATTAAGGCCATGAACTTTCTATCCATTGTAAACCTCTTGGATATGGGAAAGTCTGTGCTGAGCACGGCAGATTACCACGTGGAAAGCGCCAAAAAGCAGACTTTTAACTACGAGTTAAATCGCAAAAGACTGAATAATCTCTGGGCGACTATTATGGCAAAGGGCAACGAAGTGGACGAGAAACTGCATCGTCAAATACTTGTGGTGCTTCTGGAGCGCGTAATCAACCACCTGAACGATCCCATCCAGCTGACCGACTTTCTCATGGACTCCCTCCATCAGTTTG ATGGCCCCATTGCCTTGCTGGCTCTTCAGGGAATCTTTACGCTTATGCAAAAGCAGAATATCACCTATCCGGATGTGTATGAGAAGCTGTACAATATGTTCTATCCACGGATGTTCCACAACAAGTACAAGGCACGCCTGTTTTACTTGGCCGATATCTTTCTGACCTCCACCCATTTGCCCGAGAATCTGGTGGCGGCATTCGTTAAGCGTCTCGCTCGCCTGGCCCTTCAATCGCCGACCGAAGATGCTGTTATTATGATTCGATTCGTTTGCAATCTGCTATTGAGACATACTGGATTGCAGAAATTGATTCGCGCCAGCCATGCAGTCGATGAGGTCAGCGATCCTTACAATCAAACAGAAACGGATCCCGTCAAATCGGAGGCCATAAACAGTTCGCTGTGGGAAATTACGTTGCTGCAGAAACACGTTGTACCAGAGGTGGCCAATGCGGCACGGTTTATTAACTCATCGCTGCCCGTAATGGAATTCGACTTAGCACCCCTCTTGGACAGAAAGGAATGCAAT ATTTTCGACGACGAATTACAGTCGAAGGCCAAACAATTTGCTCTGAACTACGAACGTCCTACCAATTTGGCTTTGCCTAAAAACCAATTCGTGACCAAATACTGGGACCTCATCTAG
- the CG2875 gene encoding uncharacterized protein, isoform C, with translation MKPLTVKVNDDTGKSLAKKKLQSKANSLLNAEQVDIKTLKGFVQLLNTPDNMPAGEVMNTLEVIFKNLLKRKAIDGTEKQGLKIKKLYEETWLLLIENLLVDSQCSVAVKVCMQLIKVEAKHPIAPNKGWPTYWIRGMLETLINSDTTPTTALANYGKYCKNLDVLEITLTQLKSLVPDEDFKDSPIKAMNFLSIVNLLDMGKSVLSTADYHVESAKKQTFNYELNRKRLNNLWATIMAKGNEVDEKLHRQILVVLLERVINHLNDPIQLTDFLMDSLHQFDGPIALLALQGIFTLMQKQNITYPDVYEKLYNMFYPRMFHNKYKARLFYLADIFLTSTHLPENLVAAFVKRLARLALQSPTEDAVIMIRFVCNLLLRHTGLQKLIRASHAVDEVSDPYNQTETDPVKSEAINSSLWEITLLQKHVVPEVANAARFINSSLPVMEFDLAPLLDRKECNIFDDELQSKAKQFALNYERPTNLALPKNQFVTKYWDLI, from the exons ATGAAACCCTTAACTGTGAAAGTGAACGATGACACCGGCAAGTCTTTGGCTAAGAAGAAGCTGCAGTCCAAGGCCAATTCCCTGCTAAATGCCGAGCAAGTGGACATCAAAACGCTCAAGGGATTCGTACAATTGCTG AATACGCCCGATAATATGCCAGCTGGCGAGGTGATGAATACACTCGAGGTGATATTCAAGAATCTGCTAAAACGAAAGGCAATCGACGGCACCGAAAAGCAGGGTCTCAAAATCAAAAAACTGTACGAGGAAACTTGGTTGCTTCTCATCGAGAATCTACTGGTTGACTCGCAGTGTTCGGTTGCTGTAAAAGTGTGCATGCAGCTCATCAAAGTGGAGGCCAAGCATCCCATAGCACCCAACAAGGGTTGGCCCACCTACTGGATTCGCGGCATGCTGGAAACCCTAATAAATAGCGATACAACGCCCACAACAGCGCTGGCAAACTATGGGAAATATTGCAAAAATCTCGATGTATTAGAGATAACCCTGACGCAATTGAAATCCTTAGTGCCCGATGAAGACTTCAAGGACAGCCCCATTAAGGCCATGAACTTTCTATCCATTGTAAACCTCTTGGATATGGGAAAGTCTGTGCTGAGCACGGCAGATTACCACGTGGAAAGCGCCAAAAAGCAGACTTTTAACTACGAGTTAAATCGCAAAAGACTGAATAATCTCTGGGCGACTATTATGGCAAAGGGCAACGAAGTGGACGAGAAACTGCATCGTCAAATACTTGTGGTGCTTCTGGAGCGCGTAATCAACCACCTGAACGATCCCATCCAGCTGACCGACTTTCTCATGGACTCCCTCCATCAGTTTG ATGGCCCCATTGCCTTGCTGGCTCTTCAGGGAATCTTTACGCTTATGCAAAAGCAGAATATCACCTATCCGGATGTGTATGAGAAGCTGTACAATATGTTCTATCCACGGATGTTCCACAACAAGTACAAGGCACGCCTGTTTTACTTGGCCGATATCTTTCTGACCTCCACCCATTTGCCCGAGAATCTGGTGGCGGCATTCGTTAAGCGTCTCGCTCGCCTGGCCCTTCAATCGCCGACCGAAGATGCTGTTATTATGATTCGATTCGTTTGCAATCTGCTATTGAGACATACTGGATTGCAGAAATTGATTCGCGCCAGCCATGCAGTCGATGAGGTCAGCGATCCTTACAATCAAACAGAAACGGATCCCGTCAAATCGGAGGCCATAAACAGTTCGCTGTGGGAAATTACGTTGCTGCAGAAACACGTTGTACCAGAGGTGGCCAATGCGGCACGGTTTATTAACTCATCGCTGCCCGTAATGGAATTCGACTTAGCACCCCTCTTGGACAGAAAGGAATGCAAT ATTTTCGACGACGAATTACAGTCGAAGGCCAAACAATTTGCTCTGAACTACGAACGTCCTACCAATTTGGCTTTGCCTAAAAACCAATTCGTGACCAAATACTGGGACCTCATCTAG